A single genomic interval of uncultured Desulfobulbus sp. harbors:
- a CDS encoding 4Fe-4S dicluster domain-containing protein: MNINELEKLKNEGVEHIPSLERRTFLRAGLAITGLFMGGTILSLTSVRNAESAVGAMPKNEKYPYSPHYSMVMRQNLCIDCQRCMDACVKTNHVPSYGYRTTILERTREIGPKQNETIFMPVLCNQCNEPPCVRVCPTVATYKDKTTGIVMMDSKKCIGCKTCMAACPYNARYFNEEIRAVDKCNFCIDTRLSKGKKDTACVEACPAKVRVFGDLSDPNSEVYKLIHQPETTVWVLRPETGALPNVYYMNA; the protein is encoded by the coding sequence ATGAACATTAATGAGCTGGAAAAGTTAAAAAATGAAGGGGTGGAACACATTCCATCACTCGAGCGCCGTACCTTTTTGCGCGCCGGACTCGCCATCACCGGATTGTTCATGGGGGGCACGATACTGTCGCTGACCTCTGTCCGCAATGCTGAAAGTGCCGTGGGTGCCATGCCTAAAAACGAAAAATATCCGTACAGCCCTCATTACAGCATGGTGATGCGGCAAAACCTCTGTATCGACTGCCAACGATGCATGGATGCCTGCGTCAAAACCAATCATGTACCTTCCTATGGGTACCGGACCACCATTCTTGAGCGGACCCGTGAAATCGGGCCCAAGCAGAATGAAACTATATTCATGCCGGTGCTCTGTAACCAGTGTAACGAGCCGCCCTGCGTGCGTGTATGTCCCACCGTGGCCACCTACAAGGATAAAACCACCGGTATTGTCATGATGGACAGTAAAAAATGTATCGGCTGCAAGACCTGCATGGCAGCCTGTCCGTACAATGCCCGGTATTTCAATGAAGAAATCCGCGCTGTTGACAAATGTAATTTCTGTATAGACACTCGCCTCTCCAAAGGCAAAAAAGATACCGCCTGCGTAGAGGCCTGCCCTGCCAAGGTCAGGGTCTTTGGCGATCTCAGCGACCCCAACAGCGAAGTCTACAAATTGATTCATCAGCCCGAAACCACGGTTTGGGTGCTGCGTCCCGAGACAGGCGCTCTGCCCAACGTCTATTACATGAACGCCTAA
- the nrfD gene encoding NrfD/PsrC family molybdoenzyme membrane anchor subunit, with protein MANGSLLTATAEPEVANPLVKSLTGLFGLLLLAGIGVGLTGFVVGHEHIFNNTREVPWGLLISTYAFFAITSTGLCLLAAISHVFGGNKLAPLANRMVWISLITILSAFIVIGMEIESPWRMVIYNVISPNITSNIWWMGTLYGLALGFILLEFWLILTRHYTLALALGILGALAEVAANTCLGGVFATLASRPFWYGAQLPVYFLACAFLSGSAAAILFTHYAYIIRGKKMEQHVADGVQSAGKVMLLMLILVAVATFWRMASFYVGGVSDGKVAANALYAGPLSFNFWALEVGVGLAAPVVLLLLSRLKSVAAMSTAALMVLVGMFISRLDMVIGGQIVPQYLGYDNLPTYLNYAPSGFEWIVAIGGIGFTGVAFLQGERFFGKSFSDHEAH; from the coding sequence ATGGCAAATGGATCTTTGTTGACAGCAACCGCTGAACCTGAGGTAGCCAACCCTCTGGTGAAATCTCTCACTGGACTTTTCGGCTTGTTGCTTCTGGCTGGAATCGGTGTCGGCCTGACCGGGTTTGTCGTTGGTCATGAGCACATTTTCAATAATACCCGCGAGGTGCCTTGGGGACTGCTGATCTCCACCTACGCCTTTTTCGCGATCACCTCCACCGGTCTCTGCCTGCTGGCCGCCATCAGCCACGTTTTCGGCGGTAACAAGCTGGCACCTCTGGCCAACCGCATGGTATGGATCTCGCTGATCACCATACTCAGCGCCTTTATCGTTATCGGCATGGAGATCGAAAGTCCATGGCGCATGGTCATCTATAACGTGATCTCTCCCAACATCACCTCCAACATCTGGTGGATGGGGACCCTGTACGGTTTGGCACTGGGTTTTATCCTCCTTGAGTTCTGGCTCATTCTTACCCGCCATTACACCCTGGCCCTGGCACTCGGTATTCTCGGAGCCCTGGCCGAGGTTGCCGCCAACACCTGCCTTGGCGGCGTCTTTGCCACGCTGGCTTCACGCCCCTTTTGGTACGGCGCTCAGTTGCCGGTCTACTTTCTAGCCTGCGCCTTTCTCTCCGGATCCGCTGCAGCCATTCTTTTCACCCACTATGCCTATATAATCCGCGGCAAAAAAATGGAGCAGCATGTGGCTGATGGTGTGCAGTCGGCAGGCAAGGTTATGCTCCTGATGCTGATCCTGGTTGCGGTAGCCACCTTCTGGCGTATGGCCTCCTTTTACGTCGGTGGTGTCAGCGACGGAAAGGTTGCTGCCAATGCCCTCTACGCCGGTCCGCTCTCCTTCAATTTCTGGGCCCTTGAGGTTGGTGTCGGTTTGGCCGCGCCTGTGGTACTGCTGCTCCTGAGCCGTCTGAAAAGTGTTGCCGCCATGTCCACCGCTGCGCTGATGGTCTTGGTCGGTATGTTCATCTCTCGTCTTGACATGGTTATCGGCGGCCAGATTGTTCCCCAGTACCTGGGCTATGATAACCTGCCGACCTACCTCAACTATGCCCCTTCCGGATTTGAATGGATTGTCGCCATCGGCGGTATCGGATTCACCGGTGTTGCCTTCCTTCAGGGGGAACGCTTCTTCGGCAAAAGCTTTTCCGATCATGAAGCGCACTGA
- a CDS encoding adenosine deaminase, translated as MDMVKKIALYLTVVFYLAACSTLHMKADGGSEVNEGATSALYTMMLTANNGDPDVAMLNLFFTRMPKGGDIHHHYSGSIYAETYLDWIKKKGWFIDACSLKIVKVSERGKCQALTVDALRGNDVLYRKLLTLWSDKDYANHFHEQPPPDTNFFNTFGYFGPVSDEYMDVGLNVLKQRAIKENISYIETMLTRVGASSSAVFKQNESDRFNAILEQTTDLNELTALFNQIAARLEASKVYKKHVKDFVEKVEKVHQGIDDERFTMRYQTYAVRTLPPLQVFTDLYAGFQAANDSPLVVGVNIVAPENNHVALINYTLHMRMFAYLHRLYPQVNRALHAGELTLGMVRPRDLLFHITEARQIADAQRIGHGVDLTYEQDQLALLKDMKTNSTVEINLTSNQFILGVQGSEHPYQIYADYGVPLVISTDDSGVSRNNLSHEYMLLASRYKPSYEQIKSYVYNSIKYSFMSDKDKAMVTKRVNQRFAVFEGEMAVLGGSLQKKLGPGLQKGQQR; from the coding sequence ATGGACATGGTTAAAAAGATTGCCTTATATCTCACTGTTGTCTTTTATTTGGCGGCCTGTTCCACGTTGCACATGAAAGCTGATGGTGGTTCAGAGGTAAACGAGGGGGCGACCTCGGCGTTGTACACAATGATGCTCACTGCAAATAATGGCGATCCAGACGTTGCCATGCTGAACCTGTTCTTTACCCGTATGCCAAAGGGGGGCGATATCCATCATCACTACTCAGGCAGTATTTATGCGGAAACTTACCTTGATTGGATAAAGAAAAAGGGATGGTTTATCGACGCCTGCTCTCTTAAGATCGTGAAGGTCAGCGAGAGGGGGAAATGCCAGGCTCTGACCGTTGATGCGCTGAGAGGGAATGATGTACTCTATCGGAAACTGTTGACGCTCTGGTCAGACAAGGATTACGCGAACCATTTCCACGAACAACCCCCTCCCGATACCAATTTTTTTAACACGTTCGGCTATTTCGGCCCTGTTTCCGATGAATATATGGATGTTGGGCTGAACGTGCTCAAGCAAAGGGCGATAAAGGAGAATATCAGTTACATCGAGACCATGCTGACCAGGGTCGGTGCCTCAAGTTCGGCTGTCTTCAAGCAGAATGAGTCGGACAGGTTCAATGCAATTCTAGAGCAGACGACCGATCTGAATGAATTGACCGCTCTGTTCAACCAGATCGCAGCGCGTCTTGAGGCCAGTAAAGTCTACAAGAAGCATGTGAAGGACTTTGTAGAAAAGGTGGAAAAGGTCCACCAGGGTATCGATGATGAACGCTTCACCATGCGCTATCAGACCTACGCAGTACGGACACTGCCCCCCTTGCAGGTCTTCACCGACCTTTACGCGGGATTTCAGGCAGCAAACGACTCTCCGCTCGTGGTTGGTGTAAATATCGTCGCGCCCGAGAATAACCATGTTGCCTTGATCAACTATACCCTCCACATGCGCATGTTTGCATACCTACACAGGCTTTATCCTCAAGTCAATCGTGCACTGCACGCTGGTGAATTGACCTTGGGGATGGTTAGACCAAGGGATCTGCTCTTCCACATCACCGAGGCTCGACAGATTGCCGATGCCCAGCGTATCGGCCATGGGGTGGACTTGACCTATGAGCAGGATCAACTCGCCCTGCTCAAGGATATGAAAACCAATTCGACGGTCGAGATTAACCTTACCAGCAACCAATTCATTCTCGGCGTGCAGGGAAGCGAGCATCCCTATCAGATCTATGCAGATTATGGTGTTCCCTTGGTAATTTCCACAGATGACTCCGGCGTCTCACGCAACAACCTTTCTCACGAGTACATGCTGCTGGCATCACGCTATAAACCGAGCTATGAACAGATAAAGAGCTATGTCTACAACAGTATCAAGTACTCGTTCATGTCCGATAAAGACAAGGCAATGGTGACCAAACGGGTTAACCAGCGCTTTGCGGTGTTTGAAGGGGAGATGGCAGTGCTGGGTGGTAGCCTCCAGAAAAAGTTAGGGCCTGGTTTGCAGAAAGGGCAACAACGATAA
- a CDS encoding c(7)-type cytochrome triheme domain-containing protein, whose protein sequence is MNAKVKGSALLGVFLAVGVFCAADIEATQATADTAAGPQKQFENYGNTKVVSIEPIRQMFSHKSHVVTAGLSCDSCHPDLFQRKRGSAKANGDYNMASLEEGKYCGACHDGTTAFNTTGPETCKVCHGSDMKQPETVVFNKPVKTVIFEHKEHVEMGLDCSSCHDREFEMRVGAAEEHPDKFTMEALYAGKYCGVCHNGSDAFASNTRCTTCHIGVRGFERKFSTATDSEAGHGKKKH, encoded by the coding sequence ATGAATGCAAAAGTAAAAGGATCTGCACTCCTTGGCGTCTTCCTTGCTGTGGGAGTGTTTTGTGCCGCCGATATCGAGGCAACTCAAGCGACTGCCGATACTGCTGCGGGGCCTCAAAAACAATTCGAAAACTATGGGAACACCAAGGTCGTGTCAATCGAGCCCATTCGTCAGATGTTCAGCCATAAATCCCATGTGGTGACTGCCGGCCTGAGTTGCGACAGCTGCCACCCGGATCTGTTTCAACGCAAACGGGGATCAGCCAAGGCCAATGGCGATTACAATATGGCCTCCCTCGAAGAGGGGAAATATTGTGGTGCCTGTCATGACGGCACCACCGCCTTTAACACCACTGGGCCTGAGACCTGTAAGGTCTGTCACGGCAGCGACATGAAGCAGCCGGAAACGGTTGTGTTCAACAAGCCTGTCAAGACCGTTATTTTTGAACATAAGGAACACGTTGAAATGGGTCTGGATTGCTCCAGCTGCCATGATCGCGAATTTGAGATGCGCGTCGGTGCCGCTGAGGAACATCCGGATAAATTCACCATGGAAGCACTCTATGCCGGCAAATACTGCGGTGTCTGCCATAATGGTTCCGATGCCTTTGCCTCCAACACCCGCTGCACCACTTGCCATATCGGTGTGAGGGGCTTTGAGCGCAAGTTTTCCACAGCCACCGACTCTGAAGCCGGTCACGGCAAAAAGAAGCACTGA
- a CDS encoding MerR family transcriptional regulator: MVDEQKAIFTIGVAAQMLGVHPRTLRIYEEEGLITPIRKGKWRYFTMNDIKWIECLREMIHQHGVSIAAVKKLLQYTPCWNITDCPFEKRKQCTAFMANGLVPKKIDKQKVKKVQDSDTKAA, from the coding sequence ATGGTTGATGAACAAAAAGCAATATTCACCATCGGAGTTGCCGCGCAGATGCTGGGCGTGCATCCCCGGACCTTGCGAATCTACGAAGAAGAAGGCTTGATTACGCCCATCCGCAAGGGAAAATGGCGATATTTCACCATGAACGACATTAAATGGATCGAGTGCCTGCGGGAGATGATCCACCAACATGGGGTTTCGATCGCGGCAGTGAAGAAACTCCTGCAATACACCCCATGCTGGAATATCACCGACTGCCCCTTTGAAAAGCGCAAACAGTGCACAGCCTTTATGGCCAACGGCCTGGTGCCCAAGAAGATCGACAAGCAGAAGGTGAAAAAAGTCCAGGATTCGGATACCAAGGCAGCCTGA
- a CDS encoding sigma 54-interacting transcriptional regulator, which translates to MLRNTLTVFVIDTHCRIIGLNKNAEELTGRSLGELCGKSLDEILLFKEKNINLAELFTQIGWDETQTRQLLLLPRTKDSQPIEALATITPLWGQDRSLTGALVTLDSNNATLYHKLLLDSVSEGVLTVNRDLEVISFNRAAERITGWKIEEVLGKKCQDVFPDELCENGCLIRSTVEQEKSFARQTVFMTNRDGRLFPLSLTSSPLYDLNGKVIGGVQTFHDCSDSLNNSLILASVADGVFTIDRNRIITSFNRAAESITGWKQEEVIGKPCREIFHSSICGNDCMLVKAIDSNSMYIDRSIFIKNKAGDSIPVTISSSPLFDDFGNIIGGIETFRDNTSSIRESLILDSIADGVFTVDRNWRITSFNRAAEEITGWPREDAMGKSCSDIFHSSICGKNCAIAESLYKGAPVANRSIVIRNSQGIKVPISISAAPLTDHEGNIIGGVETFRDLTAITSLRQQLSQKYTFDAIISKSTPMQRLFSIMPDIARSPSTVLILGESGTGKELVARALFNASERKEKPFVVVNCAALPETLLESELFGYKAGAFTDARKDKLGRFAAAEGGTLFLDEIGDIPGSVQVKLLRVLQEKVYEPLGSNTPVKADVRIITATNRNLQALVKEGSFRDDLFYRLNVVKISLPPLRQRKEDIPLLIEHFIKKYAAQQGKDIVGISSGALSLLMRYDFPGNIRELENIVEYSFILCEGGYIQPQHLPEPFVTGLEEHSPGGETSTGPQSLEDIEKQAITLSLERNRWRKMATCRELGISKDTLRRKIERYGIINSLATDQEDGTD; encoded by the coding sequence ATGCTCCGTAACACATTGACGGTTTTCGTCATTGACACCCATTGCCGCATCATAGGACTCAACAAGAACGCGGAGGAACTCACTGGTCGCAGCCTAGGAGAACTCTGTGGCAAGTCACTCGATGAAATACTGCTGTTTAAGGAAAAAAATATCAACCTGGCCGAACTCTTCACCCAAATTGGTTGGGACGAAACGCAAACACGGCAATTGCTCCTTTTGCCCCGGACAAAGGATTCGCAACCTATTGAAGCACTTGCAACGATCACTCCTCTTTGGGGACAAGATCGTTCACTCACCGGTGCACTTGTCACGCTCGACAGCAACAATGCCACCCTTTATCATAAACTCCTGCTCGATTCAGTCTCAGAGGGGGTTCTCACCGTCAACCGTGACCTCGAGGTTATCTCCTTCAACCGTGCAGCGGAACGAATTACCGGTTGGAAAATTGAGGAGGTGTTAGGCAAAAAATGCCAGGATGTCTTTCCCGACGAACTGTGCGAGAACGGTTGCCTGATCCGCTCCACCGTTGAGCAGGAAAAATCCTTTGCCCGCCAGACCGTTTTCATGACCAACCGCGATGGTCGCCTGTTCCCCCTATCCCTGACCTCATCTCCGCTCTATGATCTTAACGGCAAGGTGATCGGCGGAGTGCAGACCTTTCACGATTGCTCCGATAGTCTCAACAATTCACTGATCCTGGCTTCGGTGGCAGATGGGGTCTTCACAATCGACCGCAACCGCATCATCACCTCCTTCAACCGGGCCGCCGAGTCCATCACCGGCTGGAAACAGGAAGAAGTGATCGGCAAACCCTGTAGAGAGATCTTTCACTCCAGCATTTGCGGCAACGACTGTATGTTGGTCAAGGCGATCGACTCCAACAGCATGTACATTGATCGCTCCATTTTCATCAAAAACAAGGCCGGCGATTCCATCCCCGTCACCATCAGCTCTTCGCCGCTCTTTGATGATTTCGGCAATATTATCGGCGGAATCGAGACCTTTCGCGACAACACCTCATCCATCCGCGAGAGCCTAATTCTTGACTCGATTGCCGATGGAGTGTTCACCGTGGACCGCAACTGGCGAATCACCTCCTTCAACCGAGCCGCCGAGGAAATCACCGGATGGCCGCGCGAGGATGCCATGGGTAAATCCTGCTCGGATATTTTCCATTCCAGTATCTGCGGCAAGAACTGCGCCATTGCCGAAAGCCTCTACAAAGGGGCGCCGGTGGCCAACCGCTCGATCGTGATCCGCAACAGCCAGGGAATCAAGGTGCCGATCAGCATCAGTGCGGCACCACTGACCGACCATGAGGGCAACATCATTGGAGGAGTCGAAACCTTTCGCGACCTCACCGCCATCACCTCCCTGCGGCAACAGCTGAGCCAGAAATACACCTTTGACGCCATCATTTCCAAATCAACCCCCATGCAGCGACTGTTCTCGATCATGCCGGACATCGCCCGCAGTCCGAGCACGGTACTGATTCTGGGGGAGAGCGGTACAGGCAAGGAACTGGTCGCTCGCGCTCTCTTCAATGCCAGCGAGCGGAAGGAGAAGCCTTTTGTGGTAGTCAACTGCGCTGCTCTTCCGGAAACACTGCTTGAGTCCGAGCTGTTCGGGTATAAAGCCGGTGCCTTTACCGATGCCCGCAAGGACAAGCTCGGTCGCTTTGCCGCTGCCGAAGGCGGCACCCTCTTTCTCGACGAGATTGGTGATATTCCGGGCAGTGTTCAGGTGAAGTTGCTCCGGGTTCTCCAGGAAAAAGTGTATGAACCCTTGGGCTCAAATACCCCGGTCAAGGCGGACGTGCGCATCATTACCGCGACCAATCGCAACCTGCAGGCCCTGGTGAAGGAAGGCAGTTTTCGCGACGACCTCTTTTATCGTCTCAACGTGGTTAAGATCAGTCTGCCGCCGCTGCGTCAACGCAAGGAAGACATTCCCCTCTTGATTGAACATTTCATCAAGAAATATGCTGCCCAGCAAGGCAAGGATATCGTCGGCATCTCGAGCGGAGCCCTCTCCCTTTTGATGCGCTACGATTTTCCAGGAAATATTCGCGAACTGGAAAATATCGTCGAGTATTCCTTTATTCTCTGCGAGGGCGGTTATATTCAACCACAGCATCTTCCCGAACCCTTTGTCACCGGCCTGGAGGAACATAGCCCGGGTGGGGAAACGTCCACCGGGCCGCAGAGCCTGGAGGACATCGAAAAGCAGGCGATCACCTTGAGCCTTGAGCGCAACCGTTGGCGAAAAATGGCCACCTGCCGCGAACTGGGGATTTCCAAAGACACCCTGCGTCGAAAAATCGAACGATATGGGATTATTAATTCGCTTGCTACCGATCAAGAAGACGGTACCGACTAA
- a CDS encoding dual specificity protein phosphatase family protein produces MAQYELTWITEQLATGYAPMSYEELDFIRDQGITAIINLCGEFCDLHQIEENSGFEVYYLPVADDCAPDMEEMEKALEWLDEAIYLKKKVLVHCRHGFGRTGTLVSAYLLRRGLGMKLAQKAMKGKRPKPTNFCQWNLLRKYGKQEGTLRAKAPTIENHVGTDTSPLINDYTTFVTAVDDQYQIQVPPEACCGTNNSPCCFEPFDLLLIESLYLNQMINQKLSQEKRLAVIERAGAMAKTLKKLRHDSPGMEAAAFAGLCAKEGFRCPLLDENGSCLLFACRPLRCRLWSTEAQTSLPLPISEGIARLSQNAYLALAGIFPPGGNLDFSSVDTMSGKFVQVYYQAMTQQQ; encoded by the coding sequence ATGGCACAGTATGAATTGACCTGGATTACAGAACAGCTGGCCACGGGCTATGCACCCATGTCCTATGAGGAACTCGATTTCATTCGCGACCAGGGCATTACAGCCATTATCAACCTCTGTGGCGAATTCTGTGATCTGCACCAGATTGAGGAAAACTCGGGTTTTGAGGTCTATTATCTGCCGGTTGCCGATGACTGCGCACCGGATATGGAAGAGATGGAAAAGGCTCTTGAATGGCTTGATGAGGCAATTTACCTCAAAAAGAAGGTTTTGGTCCATTGCCGTCATGGTTTTGGTCGAACCGGGACCCTCGTTTCTGCCTATCTGTTGCGGCGGGGGCTGGGCATGAAGTTGGCGCAAAAGGCCATGAAGGGAAAACGCCCAAAACCGACGAATTTCTGCCAGTGGAATTTGTTGCGCAAATACGGCAAACAGGAGGGGACCCTGCGGGCCAAAGCTCCCACCATTGAAAATCACGTGGGCACTGACACCTCCCCCTTGATTAATGACTACACCACCTTTGTCACCGCGGTCGACGATCAGTATCAGATCCAGGTACCCCCTGAGGCCTGCTGCGGCACGAACAACAGCCCCTGCTGCTTTGAGCCCTTTGATCTTCTGCTCATAGAGAGTCTGTACCTCAATCAGATGATCAATCAGAAATTGAGTCAGGAGAAAAGGCTGGCTGTGATCGAACGGGCAGGAGCCATGGCAAAGACCTTGAAAAAACTGCGCCACGATTCACCGGGAATGGAGGCTGCGGCCTTTGCAGGGTTGTGTGCAAAGGAAGGTTTTCGTTGCCCGCTTCTCGATGAAAACGGTAGCTGTCTGCTCTTTGCCTGCCGCCCCCTGCGCTGCCGGCTGTGGTCGACAGAGGCACAGACTTCCCTCCCTCTGCCCATCAGTGAAGGCATTGCCCGCCTCTCCCAAAATGCCTATCTCGCCCTTGCCGGTATCTTCCCTCCGGGGGGAAATCTCGACTTCTCAAGCGTTGACACCATGTCTGGCAAATTCGTCCAGGTCTATTACCAGGCCATGACCCAACAGCAATAA
- a CDS encoding PEP/pyruvate-binding domain-containing protein, whose amino-acid sequence MTVPVQSLLKHWSYRLFAPDRLLQKAYEAFRRLLDSDSTAHSLMAEFEELFHSNRYEDLARVAARYEQFAAAVLSMVESLEAMNPIDAGSLRDYFHKFDFYIRFHLAPPEQFTIPPFAVALSDEYPNTLLGNKAYNLARLRNLGLKVPQGFVLTTTAYFALIEENHLRKPINDRLALIDPADHVLCSRLADEMQELILAATLPKRVHEELEQQLLSCENFDNKSLLFAVRSSAQKEDGLYSFAGQYESILGVAPDQITRAYLQVIASKYSLKALLYRIHLGFMDEETPLAVVVQTMVNAQTSGVIYTHLPHGVGAETSLLIESVHGLGEMLVGGQEIPETYIVKRSTLDVQMAKPGEQREHLVLTEEGIQKKTLPDEHTPDAMLSRAQVQQLAQTALRIEEECGGHPQDIEWSLDEHQEVVVLQSRPLAVDAPSTNIAPMAQDPPVTAPLLYEGGVTASRGAVSGTVVHLLSQHCTKDIPSGSICIVRETPPTLVSILGACVGIVAEKGAIAGHFSTVCREMRIPLLVHAQHAAETLAEGLIVTLDAGQGKVFAGEVVEKVASVPSSQEDSNSSYRQRIDAILRYITMLHLTDPQAENFSPRGCRSMHDIIRYTHERSLLAMFFLGDKVSGKSQRAQKIETELPIALYVLDLRTSRSKLPKSKEAKPIEHFASPPLSALWGGLSHPNIDWSSHQHFDWKSFDDVVLGGGIVSTQSGDLASYAIIGHGYLNVNMRFGYHFTLVDAVCGSDPRLNYCQIRFAGGGGEFSGRHLRVQFIETLLHHFGFATTVKGDLIDGRIVEQTQEEIYQLLDRIGKLLGATKLMDLMLREEAQVATLVSRFLAGEYSFSK is encoded by the coding sequence ATGACCGTGCCGGTACAGTCACTCTTGAAACACTGGTCCTATCGGCTTTTTGCACCCGATAGGTTGTTGCAAAAGGCCTACGAGGCCTTTCGTCGGCTACTGGACAGTGATAGTACCGCCCATTCCCTGATGGCTGAATTTGAGGAACTGTTCCACAGCAATCGCTATGAAGATCTGGCCCGGGTGGCTGCACGATATGAACAGTTTGCTGCCGCAGTGCTGTCGATGGTGGAAAGCCTGGAGGCAATGAATCCAATCGACGCAGGTTCCCTACGCGACTATTTCCACAAATTTGATTTTTATATCCGCTTTCACCTGGCGCCGCCGGAACAGTTTACCATTCCCCCCTTCGCGGTTGCCCTGAGTGACGAGTACCCAAACACCCTCTTGGGTAACAAGGCCTATAATCTGGCCCGGCTGCGGAATCTCGGGCTCAAGGTCCCCCAGGGCTTCGTTCTGACCACAACCGCTTACTTTGCCCTGATCGAAGAGAATCATCTCCGCAAACCCATCAACGACCGGCTCGCCCTGATCGATCCCGCTGATCATGTTCTCTGCTCCCGCTTGGCCGACGAAATGCAAGAGCTGATTCTGGCCGCAACCCTGCCGAAACGAGTTCATGAAGAACTTGAACAGCAGCTTCTATCATGCGAAAATTTTGACAATAAATCGCTTTTATTTGCAGTCCGTTCTTCTGCCCAGAAAGAAGATGGGCTCTACTCCTTTGCCGGGCAGTATGAGAGCATCCTCGGGGTGGCCCCTGACCAGATAACACGGGCCTATCTGCAGGTCATCGCCTCAAAATATTCGCTCAAGGCCCTTCTGTACCGTATCCATCTCGGTTTCATGGATGAGGAAACCCCACTTGCCGTGGTCGTGCAGACCATGGTGAACGCACAGACAAGCGGGGTCATCTACACCCATCTCCCTCATGGAGTAGGTGCGGAGACCTCCCTCTTGATCGAGAGCGTGCACGGCCTGGGGGAGATGTTGGTTGGTGGCCAAGAGATCCCTGAGACCTATATTGTTAAACGATCCACGTTGGACGTACAGATGGCCAAGCCCGGAGAACAGCGCGAGCATCTGGTACTTACCGAGGAGGGAATCCAAAAGAAGACACTGCCGGATGAGCACACTCCCGATGCCATGCTGAGCCGGGCGCAGGTCCAGCAACTGGCGCAGACGGCCTTGCGCATCGAAGAAGAATGTGGAGGACATCCCCAGGATATCGAATGGTCTTTGGACGAACACCAGGAGGTGGTTGTTCTGCAAAGCCGGCCACTGGCCGTGGATGCTCCGTCAACAAACATCGCCCCGATGGCCCAGGATCCACCTGTCACTGCCCCCCTGCTCTATGAGGGCGGAGTGACCGCCTCCCGCGGAGCGGTGAGTGGAACTGTCGTTCATCTCCTCTCGCAACACTGCACCAAAGATATCCCCTCGGGCTCTATCTGTATCGTTCGTGAAACGCCGCCTACCCTGGTGAGCATTCTCGGTGCCTGTGTGGGTATTGTTGCCGAAAAAGGAGCCATTGCCGGTCATTTTTCCACTGTCTGCAGAGAAATGAGAATACCGCTGCTGGTTCATGCGCAGCATGCCGCAGAAACCCTGGCGGAAGGACTGATTGTAACCCTTGATGCCGGCCAGGGAAAGGTGTTTGCAGGTGAGGTGGTCGAAAAAGTTGCATCCGTACCATCATCCCAGGAAGACAGCAATTCGAGTTACCGCCAAAGAATCGATGCCATTCTCCGCTACATTACCATGCTGCATCTCACCGATCCTCAAGCGGAGAACTTCTCCCCTCGGGGTTGTCGGTCCATGCATGATATTATCCGCTATACCCATGAGCGGTCGTTGCTGGCGATGTTTTTTCTCGGCGACAAGGTCTCCGGCAAATCGCAGCGGGCGCAAAAAATTGAGACTGAGCTCCCCATCGCTCTCTATGTCCTTGACCTGCGAACAAGTCGATCCAAGCTGCCCAAATCCAAGGAGGCCAAACCGATTGAACATTTTGCTTCTCCCCCGCTCAGCGCCCTTTGGGGCGGGCTCTCACACCCAAATATCGACTGGTCTTCGCATCAGCATTTTGATTGGAAAAGTTTTGATGACGTCGTCCTCGGCGGGGGGATCGTCTCCACCCAGAGCGGCGACTTGGCATCCTATGCGATTATCGGGCACGGATACCTCAATGTGAATATGCGTTTTGGTTACCATTTCACCCTGGTCGACGCGGTCTGCGGTTCCGATCCCCGCCTCAATTATTGCCAGATTCGATTTGCCGGAGGCGGCGGAGAGTTTTCCGGGAGGCACCTTCGTGTCCAATTCATTGAGACGCTTCTGCACCATTTCGGTTTTGCCACGACCGTCAAGGGGGATTTAATCGATGGCCGTATTGTTGAGCAAACCCAGGAAGAAATCTATCAACTTCTCGATAGGATCGGAAAATTACTCGGCGCCACCAAATTGATGGATCTTATGCTGCGTGAAGAGGCACAGGTCGCAACGCTTGTTTCCAGATTTTTGGCAGGGGAATACTCGTTCTCCAAATAA